The following proteins come from a genomic window of Pseudomonas sp. WJP1:
- the upp gene encoding uracil phosphoribosyltransferase — translation MPILEIRHPLIRHKLGLMRRADISTKNFRELAQEVGALLTYEATKDLPLETYDIEGWCGTVSVEKIAGKKITVVPILRAGIGMLEGVLSLIPGAKVSAVGVARNEETLEAHTYLEKLVPEIDERLAMIIDPMLATGGSMVATIDLLKKAGCKDIRAMVLVAAPEGIAVVEKAHPDVIIYTASIDQKLNEHGYIIPGLGDAGDKIFGTKQKDA, via the coding sequence ATGCCCATCCTCGAGATCCGCCACCCGCTGATCCGCCACAAACTTGGCCTAATGCGCCGCGCAGACATCAGCACGAAGAATTTCCGCGAGCTCGCTCAGGAAGTCGGTGCCCTGCTGACCTATGAAGCCACCAAAGACCTGCCGCTGGAAACCTACGATATCGAAGGTTGGTGCGGCACCGTATCGGTGGAGAAGATCGCCGGCAAGAAGATTACCGTGGTGCCGATCCTGCGCGCCGGTATCGGCATGCTCGAAGGCGTGCTGAGCCTGATCCCGGGCGCCAAAGTCAGCGCCGTGGGCGTGGCCCGCAACGAGGAAACCCTCGAAGCCCACACCTACCTCGAGAAGCTGGTGCCGGAAATCGACGAACGCCTGGCGATGATCATCGACCCGATGCTCGCCACCGGCGGCTCGATGGTTGCCACCATCGACCTGCTGAAAAAAGCCGGTTGCAAGGACATCCGCGCCATGGTGCTGGTCGCTGCACCAGAAGGTATCGCCGTGGTCGAGAAAGCTCACCCGGACGTGATCATCTACACCGCTTCGATCGACCAGAAGCTCAACGAACACGGTTACATCATCCCGGGCCTGGGCGATGCTGGCGACAAGATCTTCGGCACCAAGCAGAAGGACGCGTGA
- a CDS encoding hypoxanthine-guanine phosphoribosyltransferase, whose product MSADLEHIRQIMREADCLYTEAEVEAAIARVGAHINDELADSNPVVFCVMNGGLIFAGKLLTHLQFPLEASYLHATRYRNETSGGELFWKAKPEVSFIDRDVLIIDDILDEGHTLGAIIDFCKHAGARKVHTAVLIDKDHDRKARPDLKADFVGLPCIDRYIFGYGMDYKGYWRNANGIFAVKGM is encoded by the coding sequence ATGTCCGCTGATCTCGAGCATATCCGTCAAATCATGCGAGAGGCTGACTGCCTGTACACCGAAGCTGAAGTCGAGGCAGCCATCGCCCGCGTCGGTGCACACATCAACGATGAACTGGCGGACAGCAATCCGGTGGTGTTCTGTGTGATGAACGGCGGGCTGATTTTTGCCGGCAAGCTGCTCACACACCTGCAATTCCCGCTGGAAGCGTCCTACCTGCACGCCACCCGCTACCGCAACGAAACCAGCGGCGGCGAGCTGTTCTGGAAAGCCAAGCCGGAAGTGTCGTTCATCGACCGTGATGTACTGATCATCGACGACATCCTCGATGAAGGTCATACCCTGGGCGCGATCATCGACTTCTGCAAACACGCCGGCGCGCGCAAAGTGCACACCGCCGTGCTGATCGACAAGGACCACGACCGCAAGGCGCGTCCGGACCTGAAGGCCGATTTCGTCGGTTTGCCGTGCATCGACCGTTATATCTTTGGCTACGGCATGGACTACAAAGGCTACTGGCGCAACGCCAACGGGATTTTTGCCGTTAAAGGAATGTAA
- the mqo gene encoding malate dehydrogenase (quinone), which translates to MAHNEAVDVVLVGAGIMSATLAVLLKELDPAIKLEVVELMDSGAAESSNPWNNAGTGHAGLCELNYTPQAANGTVDIKKAVHINTQFEVSKQFWSYLTKKGTFGSCKSFISPVPHLSFVQGDSGVSFLKERFNVLHKHHAFADMEYTEDKAKMAEWMPLMMPGRDPGETLAATRVINGTDVNFGALTNQLLKHLTSAPDAQVKYCKRVTGLKRSNGGWTVSIKDVNSGNSREVDAKFVFLGAGGAALPLLQASGIEESKGFGGFPISGQWLRCDNPEVVKHHQAKVYSQAAVGSPPMSVPHLDTRVVDGKKSLLFGPYAGFTTKFLKHGSFMDLPMSVRAGNIGPMLAVAKNNMDLTKYLVSEVMQSMEQRLESLRRFYPEAKAEDWRLEVAGQRVQIIKKDPKKGGVLQFGTELVAAKDGSLAALLGASPGASVTVSIMLELIEKCFPGKAKGEWAAKLAEIFPAREKVLETDAALYRKINTQNNIALELVEASSETESYA; encoded by the coding sequence ATGGCGCATAACGAAGCAGTCGACGTAGTACTGGTTGGGGCCGGCATCATGAGTGCCACCCTCGCGGTACTGCTCAAAGAGCTCGACCCCGCGATCAAGCTGGAAGTCGTCGAGCTGATGGATTCCGGTGCGGCGGAGAGTTCCAACCCGTGGAACAACGCCGGTACCGGTCACGCCGGCCTGTGCGAGCTGAACTACACGCCGCAGGCTGCCAATGGCACCGTCGACATCAAGAAAGCCGTGCACATCAACACCCAGTTCGAGGTGTCGAAGCAGTTCTGGTCGTACCTGACCAAGAAAGGCACGTTCGGCTCGTGCAAATCGTTTATCAGCCCGGTGCCACACCTGAGTTTCGTGCAGGGCGACAGCGGCGTGTCCTTCCTCAAGGAACGCTTCAACGTGCTGCATAAGCACCACGCCTTCGCCGACATGGAATACACCGAAGACAAGGCCAAGATGGCCGAGTGGATGCCGCTGATGATGCCGGGACGCGATCCTGGCGAAACCCTCGCGGCCACTCGCGTGATCAATGGTACCGACGTCAACTTCGGCGCCCTGACCAACCAGTTGCTCAAGCACCTGACCAGCGCGCCCGATGCCCAGGTCAAGTACTGCAAGCGCGTGACCGGCCTCAAGCGCAGCAACGGCGGCTGGACTGTCAGCATCAAGGACGTCAACAGCGGCAACAGCCGTGAAGTCGACGCCAAGTTCGTCTTCCTCGGCGCCGGCGGTGCGGCACTGCCGCTGCTGCAAGCCTCGGGCATCGAAGAAAGCAAAGGCTTCGGCGGTTTCCCGATCAGTGGCCAATGGCTGCGTTGCGACAACCCGGAAGTGGTCAAGCACCACCAGGCCAAGGTCTACAGCCAGGCTGCCGTGGGTTCGCCACCGATGTCCGTGCCACACCTGGACACCCGCGTCGTCGACGGCAAGAAATCCCTGCTGTTCGGACCTTACGCCGGCTTCACCACCAAGTTCCTCAAGCACGGCTCCTTCATGGACCTGCCGATGTCGGTTCGCGCCGGCAACATCGGCCCGATGCTGGCGGTAGCGAAAAACAACATGGACCTGACCAAGTACCTGGTCAGCGAAGTGATGCAGTCGATGGAGCAGCGCCTGGAGTCCCTGCGTCGCTTCTACCCTGAGGCGAAAGCCGAAGACTGGCGCCTGGAAGTGGCCGGCCAACGGGTGCAGATCATCAAGAAAGACCCGAAAAAAGGCGGCGTCCTGCAATTCGGTACCGAACTGGTCGCGGCCAAGGACGGCTCCCTCGCCGCCCTGCTCGGCGCTTCGCCAGGTGCCTCGGTGACGGTTTCGATCATGCTGGAACTGATCGAAAAATGCTTCCCGGGCAAAGCCAAGGGTGAATGGGCTGCCAAACTGGCCGAGATCTTCCCGGCCCGGGAGAAAGTCCTGGAAACCGACGCCGCGCTGTATCGCAAGATCAACACGCAGAACAACATCGCCCTGGAACTGGTTGAAGCCAGCAGCGAGACTGAAAGCTACGCGTGA
- a CDS encoding WbuC family cupin fold metalloprotein, which yields MTTPRFLDHTLFAELAEKAAANPRGRQHHNFHQMEDACHRMAVGLQPSTYVPPHRHLGDNKAETLLVLKGRLGVLIFDESGVVLSKTVLQAGGECVGVDLPTGVFHGLVVLEADSLMFECKAGPYRPVGEGELAHWAPREGEPGVAEYQAWMRAQFD from the coding sequence ATGACCACGCCTCGCTTTCTTGATCACACCCTGTTCGCCGAATTGGCCGAGAAAGCGGCGGCCAACCCTCGCGGGCGCCAGCATCACAACTTCCACCAGATGGAAGACGCCTGCCATCGCATGGCCGTGGGCTTGCAACCATCGACGTATGTCCCGCCTCATCGTCACCTGGGCGACAACAAGGCCGAAACCTTGCTGGTGCTCAAGGGGCGGTTGGGCGTGTTGATCTTTGACGAGTCCGGTGTTGTCCTGAGCAAGACGGTCTTGCAGGCCGGTGGCGAGTGTGTCGGCGTGGACCTGCCTACGGGTGTGTTCCACGGCCTGGTGGTGCTTGAAGCCGATAGCCTGATGTTCGAGTGCAAGGCGGGCCCCTACCGCCCGGTCGGCGAAGGTGAGCTGGCTCATTGGGCGCCACGTGAAGGCGAGCCCGGTGTTGCCGAGTATCAGGCCTGGATGCGCGCGCAGTTCGACTGA
- a CDS encoding putative signal transducing protein: MQRIYEPENLMEGELLQGMLASEGVEAHLVGRDLVGATGELPIFGLLGLAVDNDQAQYARELITAYNAALPLSGDEPDSFPGTLVC; this comes from the coding sequence ATGCAGCGCATCTACGAACCGGAAAACTTGATGGAAGGCGAGTTGCTGCAAGGCATGCTCGCCAGCGAAGGTGTCGAGGCGCATCTGGTGGGGCGCGATCTGGTGGGCGCCACGGGTGAGTTGCCGATCTTTGGCCTGTTGGGGCTGGCGGTGGATAATGACCAGGCGCAATACGCCCGCGAGCTGATCACCGCGTACAATGCTGCGTTGCCGCTGTCCGGCGATGAACCGGACAGCTTTCCCGGCACGCTGGTCTGTTAG
- a CDS encoding SOS response-associated peptidase, which produces MCGRYALFRWNRDFASLPGFPADQQAQWNISPNDSVLMLRAGQDGQRELARARWGLTPPWLTDLSRTPAHARAETVAEQPMFRQALRERRCLLPANGFYEWRGTTRKRPYWLTPGEGSSLFFAAIWEAYPVQEQVWLSTAVITQPAASQRRPLILDEAGQQIWLDPETPLHALQALLASEPAALRERVLANMVNDPKLNGPECLTPG; this is translated from the coding sequence ATGTGTGGACGTTATGCCCTGTTTCGCTGGAATCGCGATTTTGCGAGCCTGCCAGGTTTTCCAGCCGATCAGCAGGCCCAGTGGAACATTTCCCCTAATGATTCGGTGCTGATGCTGCGCGCAGGCCAGGACGGTCAGCGTGAACTGGCCCGTGCGCGCTGGGGCCTGACACCGCCGTGGCTGACCGACTTATCCCGCACCCCGGCCCATGCCCGGGCCGAGACCGTTGCCGAACAACCGATGTTTCGCCAAGCCTTGCGCGAGCGTCGTTGCCTGCTGCCGGCCAACGGTTTCTACGAATGGCGCGGTACCACTCGCAAGCGGCCGTACTGGCTGACGCCGGGTGAGGGCTCGTCGCTTTTTTTCGCCGCCATCTGGGAGGCCTACCCGGTGCAGGAGCAGGTGTGGCTTAGCACGGCGGTGATCACGCAACCGGCGGCGAGCCAGCGTCGACCGTTGATTCTCGATGAGGCTGGGCAGCAAATCTGGCTCGATCCCGAGACGCCGCTGCATGCCCTGCAAGCCTTGCTCGCCAGCGAACCCGCTGCGCTGCGTGAGCGGGTGCTGGCCAACATGGTCAATGATCCGAAGCTCAATGGCCCGGAGTGTTTGACGCCCGGTTGA
- a CDS encoding 2-hydroxyacid dehydrogenase has translation MTNIHRAVFLDHPSLDLGDLDLSPLRECFSELQLFAQTLPDQVIEHLKGATVAITNKIRIDAAAIAASPELKLILISATGTNNVDLEAARAHGITVCNCQGYGTPSVAQHTIMLLLNLATRLADYQKAVGEGRWQQARQFCLLDYPIVELQGKTLGLLGHGELGGAVARLAEAFGMRVLLGQIPGRPARPDRLPLDQLLPQIDALTLHCPLNEHTRHFIGARELASMKPGAFVVNTARGGLIDEQALADALRNGHLGGAATDVLTVEPPVNGNPLLAQDIPRLIVTPHNAWGSREARQRIVGQLTENARGYFSAKALRVVS, from the coding sequence ATGACGAACATTCACCGCGCAGTTTTCCTCGACCACCCGTCCCTGGACCTGGGCGATCTCGACCTCAGCCCCCTGCGCGAATGCTTTAGCGAACTGCAGCTGTTCGCCCAGACCCTGCCCGATCAGGTGATCGAACACCTCAAGGGCGCCACCGTCGCCATCACCAACAAGATCCGGATCGACGCGGCCGCCATCGCGGCCAGTCCCGAACTGAAACTGATCCTGATCAGCGCCACCGGCACCAACAACGTCGACCTCGAGGCCGCCCGCGCCCACGGCATAACCGTGTGCAACTGCCAGGGCTACGGCACGCCATCCGTGGCCCAGCACACGATCATGCTGCTGCTCAACCTGGCAACGCGCCTGGCCGATTACCAGAAAGCCGTCGGTGAAGGGCGCTGGCAACAAGCCAGGCAGTTCTGCCTGCTGGATTACCCGATCGTCGAGCTGCAAGGCAAAACCCTCGGCCTGCTCGGTCACGGCGAATTGGGCGGCGCGGTCGCGCGCCTGGCCGAAGCGTTCGGCATGCGCGTGCTGCTGGGGCAGATTCCGGGGCGCCCTGCCCGGCCAGACCGCTTGCCGCTGGACCAGCTGCTGCCGCAAATCGATGCGCTGACCCTGCATTGCCCGCTCAACGAACACACCCGTCACTTCATTGGAGCCCGTGAACTGGCGTCGATGAAACCCGGCGCGTTCGTGGTCAACACCGCCCGTGGCGGCCTGATCGACGAGCAGGCGCTGGCCGACGCCTTGCGCAACGGTCACCTGGGCGGTGCCGCCACCGACGTGCTGACCGTGGAGCCGCCGGTCAATGGCAATCCACTGCTGGCCCAGGACATTCCACGCCTGATCGTCACCCCGCACAACGCCTGGGGCAGTCGCGAAGCGCGGCAACGAATCGTGGGTCAATTGACCGAAAACGCCCGGGGGTACTTCAGCGCTAAGGCGCTGCGGGTCGTCAGTTGA
- a CDS encoding LysE family transporter: MYWTEFLTVALIHLLAVASPGPDFAVVVRESVTHGRRAGTWTALGVGTAIFLHVGYSLLGIGLIVSQSIVLFNALKWAAAAYLLYIGFKALRAQPAKAVADDLHKEAGERTARGAFTSGFVTNGLNPKATLFFLSLFTVVINPHTPLTVQAGYGVYLAVATAIWFCLVAMLFSQQRVRAGFARMGHWFDRTMGAVLIAIGVKLAFTEMH; encoded by the coding sequence ATGTACTGGACCGAGTTCTTGACCGTTGCGCTGATCCACCTGCTGGCCGTCGCCAGCCCCGGCCCGGACTTTGCCGTGGTGGTACGGGAAAGCGTGACCCATGGCCGTCGCGCAGGCACCTGGACGGCGCTTGGGGTCGGTACGGCGATTTTCCTCCACGTCGGCTACTCGCTGCTGGGTATCGGCCTGATCGTGTCCCAGTCGATCGTTCTGTTTAACGCCTTGAAATGGGCCGCCGCCGCTTATTTGCTGTACATCGGCTTCAAGGCGCTGCGGGCGCAACCGGCCAAGGCCGTGGCAGACGATTTGCACAAGGAAGCTGGCGAGCGCACCGCGCGGGGCGCCTTTACTTCGGGGTTCGTGACCAACGGCCTGAACCCGAAAGCCACGCTGTTTTTCCTGTCGCTGTTCACCGTGGTGATCAATCCGCATACGCCGCTGACCGTGCAGGCCGGTTACGGGGTTTACCTGGCGGTGGCGACAGCGATCTGGTTTTGCCTGGTGGCCATGCTGTTCAGCCAGCAGCGCGTGCGCGCCGGCTTCGCCCGCATGGGGCATTGGTTCGACCGGACCATGGGCGCGGTGTTGATTGCCATTGGCGTGAAACTCGCGTTTACCGAGATGCACTGA
- a CDS encoding class I SAM-dependent methyltransferase, giving the protein MDPRSEVLLRQAELFQGPVLLAGLPADDLLGRLPDAHGWSWHAGDQAALDARFAERSHFGVNAPERAFDSAVVFLPKSKDLTDYILNALASRLAGRELYLVGEKKSGIEGAAKQLNPFGKPRKLDSARHCQLWLVTVANAPAAKPLESLAQTYELPLAEGPLKVISLPGVFSHGRLDRGSALLLEHLDKLPSGHLLDFGCGAGVLGAAVKRRYPHNQVTMLDVDAFAAASSRLTLAANGLEADVITGDGIDAAPMGLSAILSNPPFHVGVHTDYYATENLLRKAAKHLKNGGELRLVANSFLKYQPLIEEHLGACAIKAEGQGFRIYRAKRG; this is encoded by the coding sequence ATGGATCCGCGCAGTGAAGTACTGCTTCGTCAGGCTGAATTATTCCAGGGCCCGGTGCTGTTGGCCGGGCTGCCCGCCGACGACTTGCTGGGCCGCCTGCCCGACGCCCATGGCTGGAGCTGGCACGCCGGCGATCAGGCCGCGCTGGATGCACGCTTCGCCGAGCGCAGCCATTTTGGCGTTAACGCGCCTGAGCGCGCATTCGATAGCGCCGTGGTGTTCCTGCCCAAGTCCAAGGACCTGACGGACTACATCCTCAACGCACTCGCCTCCCGGCTGGCCGGCCGCGAGCTGTACCTGGTCGGTGAGAAAAAAAGCGGCATCGAAGGCGCAGCCAAACAGCTGAACCCGTTTGGCAAACCACGCAAGCTCGACAGTGCGCGGCATTGCCAGCTCTGGCTGGTCACCGTGGCCAACGCACCCGCCGCCAAACCACTGGAAAGCCTGGCCCAGACCTATGAATTGCCGCTGGCCGAAGGCCCGTTGAAAGTCATTAGCCTGCCAGGCGTATTCAGCCACGGTCGACTGGATCGCGGCAGTGCGCTGTTGCTGGAACACCTGGACAAACTGCCAAGCGGCCACTTGCTGGACTTCGGTTGCGGCGCAGGGGTGTTGGGCGCGGCGGTGAAACGTCGTTACCCGCACAACCAGGTCACGATGCTGGATGTCGACGCCTTTGCCGCTGCCAGCAGTCGCCTGACCCTGGCGGCCAACGGTCTGGAAGCCGATGTGATTACCGGCGACGGCATCGACGCGGCACCGATGGGATTGAGCGCCATCCTGAGCAACCCGCCCTTCCATGTCGGCGTGCACACCGATTACTACGCCACAGAGAACCTGCTGCGAAAAGCGGCAAAACATCTGAAAAATGGCGGCGAACTTCGGCTTGTCGCCAATAGCTTCCTGAAGTATCAACCGCTGATCGAAGAGCACCTTGGGGCCTGTGCAATCAAGGCCGAAGGACAGGGTTTCCGTATCTACCGTGCCAAACGCGGATAA
- a CDS encoding TMEM165/GDT1 family protein has translation MLDSLLVPTAIVALAEIGDKTQLLALILAARFRKPWPIIAGIVAATLANHAAAGAVGAWVGSFFSDTLLHWILAASFAATALWTLVPDKMDDDEASTARKFGPFLTTLIAFFLAEIGDKTQIATVMLAAQYPELWLVIIGTTLGMLIANVPVVLAGNFAADKLPLTLIRRLAASAFFILAIVAVYKAMQSSGWV, from the coding sequence ATGCTGGATTCACTACTGGTACCCACCGCAATCGTTGCCTTGGCCGAAATCGGCGACAAGACGCAATTGCTCGCGCTCATTCTCGCCGCCCGTTTTCGCAAGCCCTGGCCGATCATCGCCGGTATCGTCGCCGCGACCCTGGCCAACCATGCGGCAGCCGGTGCGGTAGGCGCCTGGGTTGGCAGCTTCTTCTCGGATACGCTACTGCACTGGATTCTGGCCGCCAGCTTTGCCGCGACGGCACTGTGGACCCTGGTGCCGGACAAAATGGACGATGACGAAGCCAGTACCGCCCGCAAGTTCGGACCGTTCCTGACCACGCTGATTGCGTTTTTCCTCGCGGAAATCGGCGATAAGACCCAGATCGCGACCGTGATGCTCGCCGCGCAATACCCTGAACTGTGGCTGGTGATCATCGGCACCACCCTCGGCATGTTGATTGCCAACGTACCGGTGGTTCTGGCGGGCAACTTTGCGGCGGACAAACTGCCATTGACGTTGATCCGTCGACTGGCGGCGTCGGCGTTCTTCATCCTGGCGATTGTCGCGGTTTACAAGGCGATGCAGAGCAGTGGGTGGGTTTGA
- a CDS encoding M48 family metallopeptidase, which yields MNKILVVGALGAALLLAGCQSVNTTSGGAVGVERKQYMFSMLSTDEVNQMYAQSYQNTVGEANSKGVLDKTSNDAKRIQLISDRLIAQAPVFRPDSAQWKWEVNLIKSDELNANCGPGGKIIFYTGLMDKLQLTDDEIAAILGHEIAHALREHGREAMSKAYGIEMAKQGAGALFGLGQGSLALADAVANYGMTLPNSRSNENEADLIGLELAARAGYDPNAAITLWNKMAKASEGSPPEFMSTHPASSSRIASLQAAIPKVMPLYEQSRNH from the coding sequence ATGAACAAGATTTTGGTTGTAGGTGCACTCGGCGCAGCGCTGCTGCTCGCTGGCTGCCAGTCGGTCAACACTACCAGCGGTGGCGCCGTAGGGGTTGAGCGCAAGCAATACATGTTCAGCATGCTGTCCACTGATGAGGTCAATCAGATGTACGCCCAGTCTTACCAGAATACGGTGGGCGAGGCGAACAGCAAGGGTGTGCTGGACAAGACCAGCAACGATGCCAAGCGCATCCAGCTGATTTCCGATCGGCTGATTGCCCAGGCTCCGGTTTTCCGTCCGGATTCGGCCCAGTGGAAGTGGGAAGTCAACCTGATCAAGAGCGATGAGCTCAACGCCAACTGCGGGCCCGGTGGCAAGATCATTTTCTATACCGGCCTGATGGACAAGCTGCAGCTGACCGATGACGAAATCGCCGCGATCCTTGGTCACGAAATCGCCCACGCCCTGCGCGAGCACGGTCGTGAGGCGATGTCCAAGGCCTATGGCATCGAAATGGCCAAGCAGGGCGCCGGTGCCTTGTTCGGCCTGGGCCAGGGCAGCCTGGCGCTGGCGGATGCCGTGGCCAACTACGGCATGACCTTGCCCAACAGTCGGTCCAATGAAAACGAAGCGGACCTGATTGGCCTCGAGCTGGCCGCCCGTGCCGGCTACGACCCGAACGCCGCGATCACCTTGTGGAACAAGATGGCCAAGGCCTCGGAAGGTTCGCCGCCGGAGTTCATGAGTACCCACCCGGCTTCGTCGAGCCGTATTGCTTCGTTGCAGGCGGCGATTCCGAAGGTCATGCCGCTTTACGAGCAGTCCAGGAATCACTGA
- a CDS encoding PA4642 family protein: MRKDKKQVIGDEIGDEQIKLFLDFEPVDATSPSLHKLIKAYRGLRIDDFERFLTFFVEAGYDVNGKDEHGKDFVALIQDQRNAPDYIELIEKARG; this comes from the coding sequence ATGCGTAAAGATAAGAAACAAGTGATTGGTGACGAGATCGGCGATGAGCAGATCAAGTTGTTCCTCGATTTCGAACCGGTCGACGCGACTTCTCCGTCCCTGCACAAGCTGATCAAGGCTTACCGTGGTCTGCGGATCGACGATTTCGAGCGTTTCCTGACGTTCTTCGTCGAGGCCGGTTATGACGTGAACGGCAAGGACGAGCACGGCAAGGACTTCGTTGCCCTGATCCAGGATCAGCGTAATGCACCGGATTACATCGAGCTGATCGAAAAGGCTCGCGGTTAA
- a CDS encoding 1-acyl-sn-glycerol-3-phosphate acyltransferase translates to MMGEFDAIRPYDDSEVPAVLARLLGDKAFLDILTHFRFPRFAGALGWALKPLIAHRLRREFAGITSVATLQDKVEYYVDHTIERATDGVTYTGVEQFKSGSAYLFIANHRDIVMDPAFVNYAVYHAGLPTPRIAIGDNLLQKPFVSDLMRLNKSFIVHRSITGRREKMAAYQLLSAYINHSIRNDCASIWIAQAEGRAKDGDDRTESAILKMFHMSRKDEPFGEVIRSLNLTPVSISYEYDPCDQAKARELYIRATTGSYTKAPGEDDVSIAKGITGYKGRVHVNFAAPITELFEDTKQLAIEMDKQILGGYRLFPVHYLAYAQWQDADPQLQVPSASKLFPADELAKAQEQWQQRLDACPEEHRPFLVLQYATPVRNQYRVKAGLPL, encoded by the coding sequence ATGATGGGCGAATTCGATGCCATCCGACCTTACGACGATAGCGAAGTCCCAGCGGTGCTGGCACGACTGCTCGGCGACAAGGCGTTTCTAGATATCCTCACCCACTTCCGCTTTCCGCGTTTTGCCGGCGCCTTAGGCTGGGCGCTCAAACCCCTTATAGCTCATCGGCTGCGCCGTGAGTTCGCCGGCATCACGTCGGTGGCCACCTTGCAGGACAAAGTCGAGTACTACGTCGACCACACCATCGAGCGCGCCACGGACGGTGTGACGTACACCGGCGTGGAGCAGTTCAAGTCCGGCAGCGCCTATCTGTTCATCGCCAATCACCGCGACATCGTGATGGACCCGGCCTTCGTCAATTACGCCGTGTACCACGCCGGCCTGCCGACCCCGCGCATCGCCATCGGTGACAACCTGCTGCAAAAGCCCTTTGTCAGCGACCTGATGCGCCTGAACAAGAGTTTCATCGTGCACCGTTCGATCACCGGACGCCGCGAAAAAATGGCGGCGTACCAATTGCTGTCGGCGTACATCAACCATTCGATCCGCAACGATTGCGCCTCGATCTGGATCGCCCAGGCCGAGGGACGGGCCAAGGACGGTGATGACCGCACCGAGTCAGCGATCCTCAAGATGTTCCACATGAGCCGCAAGGACGAACCGTTCGGTGAAGTCATCCGCTCGCTGAACCTGACCCCCGTGTCGATCAGCTACGAGTACGATCCGTGCGACCAGGCCAAGGCCCGCGAACTCTACATCCGCGCCACCACCGGCAGCTACACCAAGGCCCCGGGCGAGGATGACGTGAGCATTGCCAAGGGCATCACCGGCTACAAGGGCCGGGTGCACGTGAATTTTGCGGCGCCCATCACCGAGCTGTTCGAAGACACCAAGCAACTGGCGATCGAGATGGACAAGCAGATCCTCGGTGGTTACCGCTTGTTCCCGGTGCATTACCTGGCCTACGCCCAATGGCAGGATGCCGACCCGCAACTGCAGGTGCCAAGCGCCAGCAAGTTGTTCCCGGCCGACGAACTGGCCAAGGCCCAGGAACAATGGCAGCAACGCCTGGACGCCTGCCCCGAGGAGCATCGCCCGTTCCTGGTGCTGCAATATGCGACCCCGGTGCGCAACCAGTATCGGGTGAAGGCTGGATTGCCGCTTTAA
- a CDS encoding YajG family lipoprotein yields the protein MLQRLLFGLITVTSLTLVGCAHSPQQLNPEPKLTAQLAPVGHGQPVVVRVVDGRPSPTLGTRGGLYPETSAITVQGAQILPKLQAQAEAAVRLLGFTPTANALNAPQITVTLAELKYQSPKEGMYVTEATIGATFRSDVQNANRRYSGRYGASLDQRFGMAPNQETNTKLVSDVLSDALTRLFKDPTVGQVLGE from the coding sequence ATGTTGCAACGCCTGTTGTTCGGTTTGATCACTGTGACCAGCTTGACGTTGGTCGGCTGCGCCCACAGCCCGCAACAACTGAACCCGGAACCCAAGCTGACGGCTCAACTGGCGCCGGTCGGCCATGGCCAGCCGGTGGTGGTGCGCGTGGTCGACGGGCGTCCGTCGCCAACCCTGGGCACCCGTGGCGGCCTGTACCCGGAAACCAGCGCCATTACCGTGCAGGGCGCGCAGATCCTGCCGAAACTGCAGGCGCAGGCCGAAGCGGCCGTGCGGTTGCTGGGCTTCACCCCGACGGCGAATGCGCTGAACGCGCCACAGATCACCGTGACCTTGGCCGAGTTGAAGTACCAGTCGCCCAAAGAAGGCATGTACGTGACCGAGGCCACCATTGGCGCGACGTTCCGTTCCGATGTGCAAAATGCCAATCGTCGTTACAGCGGCCGTTATGGCGCGTCCCTGGACCAGCGTTTCGGCATGGCGCCGAATCAGGAAACCAACACCAAGCTGGTCAGCGACGTGTTGAGCGATGCGTTGACCCGCTTGTTCAAGGACCCAACCGTGGGTCAGGTTCTCGGCGAGTAA
- a CDS encoding CPXCG motif-containing cysteine-rich protein, with protein MLESAVYECPYCGEEVETTLDLSGGDQTYIEDCQVCCRPITFVLQVHEDEWHLEVFSENE; from the coding sequence ATGCTGGAAAGCGCAGTTTATGAATGTCCGTATTGTGGTGAGGAAGTCGAGACGACCCTGGATTTATCCGGCGGCGATCAGACCTATATCGAGGACTGTCAGGTGTGTTGCCGGCCGATAACATTTGTATTGCAAGTTCACGAAGACGAATGGCACCTCGAAGTATTCAGTGAAAACGAGTGA